A region from the Salvia splendens isolate huo1 chromosome 15, SspV2, whole genome shotgun sequence genome encodes:
- the LOC121768392 gene encoding glycylpeptide N-tetradecanoyltransferase 1-like, producing MADNDARAENSLLHQSNASSENEIDMSIDALASTVQESFSVSKRHKFWETQPILQFKDLGDTSLPEGPIQHPTPLTDVKQEPYILPSAYELVTCDLDSEEVCSEVYTLLTNHYVEDDSRMFRLNYSKEFLRWALCPPGYFRSWHIGLRVKNSKKLVAFISGIPAKIRIRDAVVLLAEVNFLCVHKKLRSRRLTPVMIKELSRRVRLENIWQAAYTTGAVLPTPITSCEYWGRLLNPKKLIDVGFSRIDAWDTMARYINFYKLPEQTTTPGLRKMEPHDVPAVARLLKNYLKQFVLAPDFDENEVEHWLLPKEDVMDTYVVESPENHEITDFCSFYTFTWSIFGSQDYSVLKMAYSYYNVSTKTPLVQLMSDALVVAKKKDLDVFNALDAMLNETFFSELRFLPVDGKLNYYLYNYRLKHVLRPSEMGLLPL from the coding sequence ATGGCGGACAATGATGCTCGAGCTGAAAATAGTCTCCTTCACCAAAGCAATGCATCTTCGGAGAATGAAATAGATATGTCAATTGATGCTTTGGCAAGTACGGTTCAAGAATCCTTCTCAGTTTCAAAGAGGCATAAGTTCTGGGAGACCCAACCGATTCTCCAGTTCAAGGATCTTGGAGATACGAGCCTTCCTGAAGGTCCGATTCAACACCCAACACCACTAACTGATGTCAAGCAAGAGCCATATATTCTCCCATCCGCCTATGAATTGGTTACATGTGATCTGGATTCTGAGGAGGTGTGTAGTGAGGTTTATACTTTATTGACTAATCACTATGTTGAGGATGATAGTCGTATGTTTCGATTGAATTACTCAAAAGAGTTTCTTAGATGGGCACTTTGTCCACCTGGTTATTTCCGGAGCTGGCACATCGGGTTAAGGGTTAAGAATTCAAAGAAATTGGTTGCGTTCATTAGCGGGATCCCTGCTAAAATTCGTATCCGTGATGCTGTAGTGCTGCTTGCAGAGGTCAATTTTCTGTGTGTTCACAAGAAGCTCCGATCAAGAAGGCTTACTCCAGTCATGATTAAGGAGCTTAGTCGCAGGGTGCGTTTGGAGAATATATGGCAGGCGGCTTATACTACTGGTGCTGTCTTGCCTACGCCGATAACATCTTGTGAGTACTGGGGCAGGCTGTTGAATCCAAAGAAGCTAATCGACGTTGGGTTTTCTAGAATTGATGCATGGGATACCATGGCCCGATACATCAACTTTTACAAGTTACCAGAGCAAACCACGACCCCTGGCCTCAGAAAGATGGAACCCCACGATGTTCCTGCAGTTGCTCGTTTGCTTAAGAATTACTTGAAGCAGTTTGTTTTAGCTCCAGATTTTGATGAGAATGAAGTCGAGCACTGGCTGCTTCCCAAGGAAGATGTCATGGATACTTATGTGGTCGAAAGCCCTGAAAATCACGAAATAACTGATTTCTGCAGTTTTTACACTTTTACCTGGTCTATATTTGGTAGTCAGGACTATTCAGTTCTGAAGATGGCGTATTCGTATTACAACGTATCCACCAAGACGCCCTTAGTTCAACTGATGAGTGATGCCCTCGTTGTTGCCAAGAAGAAGGATTTGGACGTTTTCAATGCGTTGGACGCTATGCTCAACGAGACTTTCTTCAGTGAGCTCAGGTTTCTCCCTGTAGATGGGAAGCTTAATTACTATCTCTACAACTATCGGCTGAAGCATGTACTAAGACCATCGGAGATGGGCCTCCTGCCCTTATAG
- the LOC121768394 gene encoding LOW QUALITY PROTEIN: aminopeptidase M1-like (The sequence of the model RefSeq protein was modified relative to this genomic sequence to represent the inferred CDS: deleted 1 base in 1 codon; substituted 1 base at 1 genomic stop codon), with product MQIFELLIFCLTAPINQNTNTNSYEEVLEVGYGLLETEFSGVLNEHLKGLYRCTYSDKGEKKNMAASQFEAVDARRCFPCWDEPALKATFEITLENIPSELTALSNMPVSEEKVHGNLKTVHFEESILMSTHLVAVVVGLFDYVEDTTEDGIKVRSYCPVGKIDKGKFALDIAIKTLSFFKRYFSTPYPLPKLDMVAVPEFAGGAMENYGLITFRESELLLDALHSAAANIQRQTIVLAHEVAHHWFGNLVTMEWWTHLWLNEGFATWVSYLVTDKLFPEWNIWNLFLQETEDSLQMDALEKSHPIEVEIPQARAVLEYFDDISYRKGCSVIRMLENFLGDEIFQKSLASYMKKFGFSNAKTEDLWKVISETSGVEVDKIMNMWTKQKGYPVIAVKLKGTTCEFEQAHFLSSALDSDAEWIVPVTLCVASYENQMKFLLEAKYGQLDIGDLENDEENWWIKTNVHQAGFYRVKYDESLEAQLRKAIASNCLSASDERGSNKSPPSILRGXNTPLLPVNTRKAAYVAMMRNTSIADKTGLKWLLKLYKEVDAVQEKTRILRCVGSSPDPAIVSEVLDFVLSDEVPQQDIIYVLWVISWEGRATAWAWLKENWDLERRCFLLISYETLSHRSAAMIWRTKLRRFSVGTTLFPPSH from the exons ATGCAAATTTTTGAGCTGCTCATTTTCTGCCTCACTGCGCCAATCAACCAGAACACAAACACCAACAGTTACG AAGAAGTATTGGAAGTGGGATATGGATTATTGGAGACTGAGTTTTCCGGGGTGCTAAATGAACACCTCAAAGGCCTATACAGATG TACTTACTCTGATAAAGGAGAGAAGAAGAATATGGCCGCTAGTCAATTCGAAGCAGTAGACGCGCGTAGATGTTTTCCGTGTTGGGATGAACCTGCTCTCAAG GCCACCTTCGAGATAACGTTGGAAAACATTCCATCCGAATTGACAGCATTGTCCAACATGCCGGTTTCTGAGGAAAAAGTCCACGGGAATCTCAAGACGGTTCACTTTGAAGAGTCGATACTCATGTCTACTCACTTAGTGGCTGTTGTAGTTGGTTTGTTCGACTATGTTGAAGACACAACAGAAGATG GAATCAAAGTCAGGTCCTACTGTCCGGTAGGTAAAATTGATAAGGGAAAGTTCGCTCTAGATATTGCTATCAAGACACTCAGTTTTTTCAAAA GGTATTTCTCAACACCCTATCCACTTCCAAAATTGGATATGGTTGCAGTTCCCGAGTTTGCTGGTGGAGCCATGGAGAATTATGGTTTAATTACATTCCGAGAGAGCGAGCTTCTTCTGGATGCTTTGCATTCCGCAGCAGCTAACATACAGAGG CAAACAATCGTCTTGGCTCATGAAGTTGCTCATCACTGGTTCGGTAACTTGGTGACAATGGAATGGTGGACTCATTTATGGCTTAATGAGGGCTTTGCTACATGG GTAAGTTATTTGGTTACTGACAAACTATTCCCTGAATGGAACATTTGGAATCTATTTCTTCAAGAAACGGAAGACAGCTTGCAAATGGATGCATTGGAAAAATCCCATCCAATTGAG GTTGAAATACCTCAAGCTCGAGCAGTTCTTGAATATTTTGACGACATAAGCTATAGAAAAGGGTGCTCAGTTATTAGGATGTTAGAAAATTTTCTTGGTGACGAGATATTCCAG AAGTCATTGGCTTCGTACATGAAGAAGTTCGGATTCAGCAATGCCAAGACAgaagatctatggaaggttaTCTCCGAAACTTCAGGAGTCGAAGTCGACAAAATCATGAACATGTGGACAAAGCAAAAGGGTTACCCTGTTATAGCAGTAAAGCTGAAGGGTACTACTTGCGAATTCGAACAG GCCCATTTTTTGTCTTCAGCATTGGATTCTGATGCTGAATGGATAGTTCCGGTGACACTTTGTGTGGCTTCATACGAAAACCAAATGAAATTTCTTCTAGAAGCGAAATATGGGCAGCTGGACATTGGAGACCTTGAAAATGATGAGGAGAATTGGTGGATCAAAACTAATGTCCACCAAGCTGGTTTCTATAGGGTGAAATACGACGAAAGTCTTGAAGCTCAACTACGCAAAGCTATAGCTAGCAATTGCTTATCAGCATCAGACGAAAGAGGAAGCAACAAATCGCCTCCGAGCATTCTTAGAGGAT AAAACACCCCATTACTTCCAGTTAACACCAGAAAG GCTGCTTACGTAGCAATGATGAGAAATACGAGCATTGCAGATAAAACCGGGTTGAAGTGGCTACTAAAGCTGTACAAAGAAGTCGATGCAGTTCAAGAAAAGACACGGATTTTGC GCTGCGTCGGTTCTTCTCCCGACCCTGCTATAGTTTCAGAAGTTCTCGACTTCGTGCTATCAGATGAG GTTCCTCAACAAGATATAATCTATGTTCTTTGGGTTATAAGCTGGGAAGGCCGCGCCACAGCATGGGCGTGGCTTAAG GAAAACTGGGATCTGGAACGGAGATGCTTCTTACTCATTTCATACGAGACATTATCACACCG TTCTGCAGCGATGATATGGCGAACAAAGCTGAGGCGTTTTTCGGTGGGGACGACGCTCTTCCCTCCATCGCACTGA
- the LOC121768393 gene encoding glycylpeptide N-tetradecanoyltransferase 1-like, producing MADNESNASLEKEIEMSIDALASTVQESFSLSKKHKFWETQPVSQCNDLGDTSLLEGPIQQPTPLSEVKQEPYILPAAYELVTCDLDSEEVYSELYTLLTNHYIEDDDSRFRLNYSKEFLRWALCPPGYFRSWHIGLRVKTSKKLVAFISGIPAKIRIRDAVMLLAEVNFLCVHKKLRSRRLTPVMIKELSRRVRLENIWQAAYTAANVLPTPIATTMFWHRTLNPEKLIDVGFDRLEAWITMAQYIYFYKLPEDTTTPGFRKMEPHDVPAVTRLLRNYLKQFVVAPDFDENEVEHWMLPKEGVMDAYVVESLESHEITDFCSFYTISCSIFGSQNHSVLKAAYSYYNVSTKTPLLQLMRDALVVAKKKDFDVFNVLDIMHNRTFFKQLKFGPGDTKLHYYIYNYRLKHVLRPSELGLVPF from the coding sequence ATGGCTGACAACGAGAGCAATGCATCTTTGGAGAAGGAAATAGAAATGTCAATTGATGCATTGGCTAGTACGGTTCAAGAGTCTTTCTCACTTTCAAAGAAGCATAAGTTCTGGGAGACCCAACCGGTTAGCCAGTGCAACGATCTTGGAGATACGAGCCTGCTTGAAGGCCCGATTCAACAGCCTACACCACTATCTGAAGTCAAGCAAGAGCCGTATATTCTTCCAGCTGCCTATGAATTGGTTACATGCGATCTGGATTCTGAGGAGGTGTATAGTGAGCTTTATACTTTATTGACCAATCACTATATTGAGGATGATGATAGCAGGTTTAGATTGAATTACTCAAAAGAGTTCCTCAGATGGGCACTTTGTCCTCCTGGTTATTTCCGGAGCTGGCACATCGGGCTAAGGGTTAAGACTTCAAAAAAACTGGTTGCATTCATTAGTGGGATCCCTGCTAAAATTCGTATACGTGATGCTGTAATGCTGCTTGCAGAGGTCAATTTTCTGTGTGTTCACAAGAAGCTCCGATCAAGAAGGCTTACTCCAGTCATGATTAAGGAGCTTAGTCGCAGGGTGCGTTTGGAGAATATATGGCAGGCGGCTTATACTGCTGCCAATGTTCTTCCAACACCAATAGCCACTACTATGTTCTGGCACAGGACATTGAATCCAGAGAAGCTAATCGATGTTGGGTTTGATAGACTTGAAGCTTGGATCACCATGGCCCAGTATATCTACTTTTACAAGCTACCAGAGGATACCACGACTCCTGGCTTCAGAAAGATGGAACCCCACGATGTTCCTGCTGTCACTCGTTTGCTTAGGAATTACTTGAAACAGTTTGTTGTGGCACCAGATTTTGATGAGAATGAAGTTGAGCACTGGATGCTTCCCAAGGAAGGTGTCATGGATGCTTATGTGGTCGAAAGCCTGGAAAGTCACGAAATCACTGATTTCTGCAGTTTTTACACTATTTCTTGTTCTATATTTGGTAGTCAGAACCATTCAGTTCTCAAGGCGGCGTATTCCTATTACAACGTATCCACCAAAACTCCCTTACTCCAATTGATGAGAGATGCTCTCGTTGTTGCCAAGAAGAAGGATTTCGACGTTTTCAATGTGTTGGATATTATGCACAACAGGACATTCTTTAAACAGCTCAAGTTCGGCCCGGGAGATACGAAACTTCATTACTATATCTACAACTATCGGCTAAAGCACGTGCTAAGACCATCTGAGCTTGGCCTAGTACCCTTCTAG